The genomic interval GTCAATGAGTTCTATGAAATTCACATCGACCGAGCGAAGAATCGATGCTATATCACATTTAAGGGATACTGGAAGAGCATTGATGAGGTACCGGATATTGTAAAAGATCTCACCACGTTTCCGAAATTGCTCATGCCAAATTTCACGACGCTGACCGATATACGCGAATTTAAAACCCCCGCCCCTACTGTCATGGAGGCTTTTATCGAAGCCCAGAAGGAAAACTCGAAACATGCTTATAGGAAAGCGGCCCGGGTGGTGACCCAACCCTTGGAAAAGATGGCCGTCGAAAGGGTCTGGAAGGGTGGGGGCTTTGAAGGGCAATCGGCTCTTTTCAACACCATAGAAGAGGCCGAGGCGTGGCTTGATGAATGAGGTCATAGGATAAAAAAGGCGACCCGTGCGACCGCCTGTTTCATCCGTGTAAAATTTACGTTGTTTTGTACATTGTACTATTTAGCCGTCAAAGAGAAACAACATGCATATGCTATGAAATACTTCAATTAAATTAAACACACAATGTAATCCACCGGAAGGCGAGAAATCGACTTCCGGTTTTTTTTATATGTAAAAGCCGGATGTGTATCGAACAGGAGACCGTCACGAAACCGTATATGACGGCATCCTCCACCGCCTCTTCTGCCGTATAAATCGACCCTTCCGATTGTCACTCCCTGCCTCCTTCTTCACCATGTTCAACACCTCGCCACTTCACCTCCGGCAATACGTATACCCATGATGCAACGACACTCTGTGGTATGTACAGACATGCCGGAGTAATGACGGCATTACTCCCGCTACAGATACGGAATTGTGTTTGACTTTAAAACATACTCATATTAGTATGGTAATATATTATAGTATATTCAGGTTGTAAGTACGATTGTTATAGTAGAAAAGGGGACAAAGCGATGAAAGAGCCGATTGTAGTCAATGAGTTCTATGAAATTCACATCGACCGAGAGAAGAATCGATGCTATATCGCATTTAAGGGATACTGGAAGAGCATTGATGATGTGCCGGATATTAAAGCGGACCTCACCAAGTTTCCGAAAATGCTCATGCCAAATTTCACGACGTTGACCGATATACGCGAATTTAAAACCCCCGCCCCTGAAGTCATGGAGGCTTTTATCGAAGCCCAGAAGGAAAACGCGAAATTTGCTTACAGGAAAGCGGCCCGGGTGGTAACCCAACCCTTGGAGAAAATGGCCGCCGAACGGGTCTGGAAGGGCTCTGGCATTGAAGGGGAAATGGCTCTTTTCAACAGCATAGAAGAGGCCGATGCATGGCTTGATGAATGAGGTCATAGGATAAAAAAGGCAACCCGCGCAACTGCCTGTTTCATCCGCGTAAAATCCGCGTTGCCTTGTACATTGTATTACAAAGCCATCTAAGAGAAACAACATGCATATGCTATGAAATACTTCTATAAAATCAAACACACAATGTAATCCACCGGAAGTCGAGAAATCAACTTCCGGTTTTTTTAACATGTAAGAGCCGGATGTGTATCGAACAGAAGACCGTTACGAAACCGTATATGACGGCATCTCTCACCGCCTCCTCCACGGTGTGAAACGAACCGGTGACCGGAACTCGGCCGCAATTCCTTGCCCATTCCTTCGCCGCGTTGAGCGCCTCGGCCACGCATCCGTAGCGTGAGTATACGACACCCAATCCCTTCAACGCCGCCCTTTCCAGCGTGTCCGTCCCCGTCGCCCGCTCAATCCACAACCGGAAGAAGTTTGCACACAATACTCAGGTGGCCCCCGCCTCCCGGGGTTTCTACGTCTTATCCCGTATCGTCTCTGTCGCCGGGGTGATTCCCCGCTACGTTTTTCCACCCTGAAAACATCTCGATATACTCCGTCTCAAACACATCAAGAAACCACTCGATCAGCACATCTCTTATATTATTACAAAACAACTATACTTTATCATCAATCAATAATAGTTATCAATTTGAAATTATTCTTGATTCCATCGAATAATAGCAATATAATATATTTGAAATGTATATTATTCATGGTGTTGTTGAGGGGGTGCCGATGAAACAGGAAATTGTGAAAAACGAATACTATCAACTCATCGTTGATATCGAAAAGAACAGGCTGTACTACAACCTTTTTGGATTCTGGCGAAGTTTGGACGTTGTTCCCGACAACTATAAAGACATGAAAACAGCCATGTCAAAACTAAAACCGGGATTCGATGTTGTAGGTGATCTCAGATTTGCGAAGCCTCCACCAGAACCGGTCGCAGAGCTTCACATAAAAACCCAGAAACTTGCAATGGATATGGGTCTTGCAAGAACAGCCGAAATATACAGCGAAGATGCAGTGAAATTTATGGCGGAGCGTTATTCTCGAGAATCGAAGATGGACACACAGGTGTTTTCGAATATATTGGATGCTGAAAACTGGCTCGATTCATTCAAGTAACAACATGACTTCCATAATAGCGCCGTTGGAAATAAAAGACATCAGCATGTGATAAACGACACTCGCACAGTGACAAAACGAGCCGGACTTTGCCGGGAGGGGAGAAATCTCCTCCCGGTCTTTTTACTCACGTATAATTCCAGCATCTTTCCGACGAGACACCACATACGGATCTCTATAATGTGGTATCCCCCACCGCCTCCTCCACGGTGTGAAATGAGCCGGTGACCAGAACCCGGCCTCCCTCCCCCGCCCATTCCCTCGCCGCGTTCAATGCATCTGCCACGCTTGCGTGGTGTGAGTACACGGCACCCAATCCCTTCGCCGCCTGCCCCAGCGTGTCCGTCCCCGCCGCCCGCTCGACATCCGGCCGGGCCAGGAAAAAGCGATCGGCGATTCCAACAAGCTCTTCCATTACACCCTCGATGTCCTTATCCGCCATCATCCCCAGGACCAGGGCCGTGGGCTTTTCCGGGAGCGTCCCCATATACGCAGCCAGTGCCTTCGCCGCGGCCCGATTGTGGGCCACATCCACGATCACCTCGGGCCGCTCCGATATCACCTGGATGCGCCCCGGCAGCCGCGCCTCCCTTAACCCCGCACGTATCGCCTCATCCAATATCGTCACCCCCCGCTCTCCAAGGGATTCCTCCAGATATTCCAGCGCCGCAATCGCCGTCGCGGCGTTCTCCCCCTGGTGGCGGCCGAAGAGCCCCGTCCGGATGCCGGTGACGGTCCTTTTCACGCCCCGGTAGGTCAGGACGCCGCCCGCTCCCTCCTCCATGAAAAAATCCTCTCCAAAAAACCGGGCCACGGCATTGTGCTCCTTCGCCCTTTTGATCAACACCGCCTTCGCCTCATCGGACACCCTCCCCGCCGCCAGACGGCCGCCGGGGGGGATGATCTCCGCCTTTTCCCCGGCGATGGCCGCCTCGGTCTCCCCCAGGTATTGGGTGTGGTCGAGGGAGACGGTGGTGATCACCGACACCATGGGATTTACGATGTTTGTGGCGTCGAACCGCCCGCCCATCCCCACCTCCATCACGGCGTAGTCGACGTTTTTCCGGGAAAAATGGAGATACGCCAGCAGTGTCAGGAACTCGAAATAGGTGGGGGAAAGCCCCTCCGCACGGCTCGCCCGCAATTCCATGATGAGGGCGGCCGTCTCGGCCCGGGTGATCTCCCGACCGTTCACGGTCACCCGCTCCGTCACCGACGTGACGTGGGGGGAGTAATAGCACCCCGCCTTCATTCCCAGCGCCGTAAGCATCCCACCCAGATACGCCGCCGTGGACCCCTTCCCGTTGGTCCCTCCCACCAGTATCACCGGGATCGTGTCCTGGGGATCGCCAAGAAGCGCCGCCGCCCGGCGCATGACGGAGAGGTCGGTCCGCATCCCCCGGGCGGCAAGGCCCTCGAGGAATCGAAACGCCTCCGTGATCATTTCTTCGGTCGGGTGTTCTCTCGTCGTCACCTGTGCTCTCCATGTAAAACGACGCCGGAAACAGTCTCGTTTCCCGGCGTCGAGGCGTCCGGTTTGAAAGGATGTATCGTCATGATAGGGGGGCGAGAAAGTCCAATAGCTTCCTGATGGTGGTTCGTATCTGCTTGCGCTCGACGATTTTATCGATCATCCCGTGTTTCAGGATTTCCTCCGCCTGCTGGAAGTTCTCCGGCGGCTTCTGGTTGATGGTGGACTCGATCACCCGCCGGCCGGTGAACCCGATGACGGCACCCGGCTCCGCGATGACGATATCCCCCAGCATGGCGAAGCTGGCCGCGATGCCGCCGGTGGTCGGGTCCGTCAGAATGGAGATGTAAGGTATCCGGGTCTGCTTCAGGCGGGAGACGGCGGAGGTGGTCTTCGCCATCTGCAACAGCGAGATCAACCCCTCCTGCATGCGGGCGCCTCCGGACGCGGTGAAGGACACGAAGGGGAGCTCTTCTTTGATGGCCGTCTCGATGGCCCGGGTGATCTTTTCCCCCACGACGCTCCCCATGCTTCCCCCCATGAAGAAAAAGTCCATCACCGAGAGGATGACCTTTCGCTCCAGAATGTCCGCCCGGCCCACGATCACCGCCTCGGTGGTGCCGCTTTTCTCCCTCGCTTTTTCGATGCGGTCAG from Candidatus Zymogenaceae bacterium carries:
- a CDS encoding bifunctional folylpolyglutamate synthase/dihydrofolate synthase → MTTREHPTEEMITEAFRFLEGLAARGMRTDLSVMRRAAALLGDPQDTIPVILVGGTNGKGSTAAYLGGMLTALGMKAGCYYSPHVTSVTERVTVNGREITRAETAALIMELRASRAEGLSPTYFEFLTLLAYLHFSRKNVDYAVMEVGMGGRFDATNIVNPMVSVITTVSLDHTQYLGETEAAIAGEKAEIIPPGGRLAAGRVSDEAKAVLIKRAKEHNAVARFFGEDFFMEEGAGGVLTYRGVKRTVTGIRTGLFGRHQGENAATAIAALEYLEESLGERGVTILDEAIRAGLREARLPGRIQVISERPEVIVDVAHNRAAAKALAAYMGTLPEKPTALVLGMMADKDIEGVMEELVGIADRFFLARPDVERAAGTDTLGQAAKGLGAVYSHHASVADALNAAREWAGEGGRVLVTGSFHTVEEAVGDTTL
- a CDS encoding acetyl-CoA carboxylase carboxyltransferase subunit beta, with protein sequence MGSKTGHGQRKRHGGAHATGTETDSWRKCPDCDSIIFIKEVRRNHDVCTACGHHFRIGAWRRIDLVADQDSFVELFGDLETTDPIGFTDSLPYPDRIEKAREKSGTTEAVIVGRADILERKVILSVMDFFFMGGSMGSVVGEKITRAIETAIKEELPFVSFTASGGARMQEGLISLLQMAKTTSAVSRLKQTRIPYISILTDPTTGGIAASFAMLGDIVIAEPGAVIGFTGRRVIESTINQKPPENFQQAEEILKHGMIDKIVERKQIRTTIRKLLDFLAPLS